A region of Sesamum indicum cultivar Zhongzhi No. 13 linkage group LG7, S_indicum_v1.0, whole genome shotgun sequence DNA encodes the following proteins:
- the LOC105167024 gene encoding SAM50-like protein SPAC17C9.06 — protein METQPESDQESNQTESATSEPEDFEEFEEDDNDDNEDDFEQEEGEEAESMTAEARMRKNRAKMESLIMRLSKEQVPVRVHEVIIKGNTKTKGSLIESEVEAILRDATRFQQLLRAASVANARLQRLGVFDSVSITLDAGPPEVPGTANVVIEVSEAKNLLNGEIGIYTKPEARSWSLEGSLKLKNLFGFGDLWDGSVAYGWGQASEVSTGVSLPKFKVLATPMSARISLLSQDWLNFSSYREQVLGLSLGLLSSGNHDVSCNLSWRTLKDPSQMSSDTVRRQLGHNLFSALKYAFKVDRRDSLMRPTRGHAFIYTTQIGGLFPDIRSLRLIRQEFDLRYAIPLGFYRAALNFGISGGLVFPWGSGYMNTPSYLPERFFIGGNSSPVCSLRGPTSVLGFRARGLGPAEPRRPDNSDGGKPDDSGMDHIGGDLALTAFADLSFDLPLRALREAGIHGHVFACTGSLNKLTENAYKDFSFEKLRDSFRSSAGFGIIVPTKLFRMEVNYCYILKQNEHDQGKSGVKFSFSSPL, from the exons ATGGAAACCCAGCCCGAGTCTGACCAGGAATCTAACCAGACAGAGAGTGCGACATCGGAGCCGGAAGATTTCGAAGAATTCGAAGAAGACGACAACGATGACAATGAGGATGACTTCGAACAGGAAGAGGGAGAAGAGGCCGAATCCATGACTGCAGAGGCTCGAATGCGGAAGAACCGAGCTAAGATGGAGTCCCTTATCATGCGGCTGTCTAAGGAGCAGGTTCCAGTCCGGGTTCATGAGGTCATCATCAAGGGCAACACCAAGACCAAGGGCTCTTTGATCGAGTCCGAGGTGGAGGCGATCCTTAGGGACGCCACTAGGTTCCAGCAGCTGTTACGCGCCGCCAGTGTAGCCAACGCGCGGCTGCAGCGCCTTGGTGTTTTTGATTCGGTTAGTATTACCCTTGATGCGGGCCCGCCGGAGGTGCCCGGGACCGCCAACGTTGTCATTGAGGTTTCTGAGGCCAAGAACCTGCTTAACGGTGAAATCGGGATTTATACGAAACCCGAG GCTAGATCTTGGTCTCTGGAAGGGTCACTGAAACtgaaaaatttgtttggttttggaGATCTATGGGATGGTTCAGTGGCTTATGGCTGGGGTCAAGCATCGGAGGTTAGTACAGGAGTGTCTCTACCCAAATTCAAAGTATTGGCTACACCCATGTCAGCTAGAATATCTCTGCTTTCCCAAGATTGGTTGAACTTCTCCTCCTATAGAGAGCAAGTGCTAGGGCTCTCACTTGGACTACTATCAAGTGGCAACCATGATGTATCTTGTAATCTCTCTTGGCGTACATTAAAGGATCCATCACAAATGTCTTCCGACACAGTGAGGAGGCAGCTCGGACATAATTTGTTCTCAGCTTTGAAGTATGCTTTCAAAGTTGACCGCAGAGATTCACTTATGAGGCCAACTCGAGGACATGCTTTTATTTACACTACTCAAATTGGTGGTCTTTTTCCTGATATTAGGAGCTTACGTCTTATTCGCCAG GAGTTTGATCTTCGTTATGCTATCCCCCTGGGATTCTATCGCGCTGCATTGAACTTTGGAATTTCAGGTGGCCTTGTATTCCCATGGGGGAGTGGATACATGAATACACCCTCATATTTGCCCGAGAGGTTCTTTATCGGTGGTAATTCTTCTCCAGTTTGCTCCTTGAGAGGCCCAACATCTGTTTTAGGTTTCAGGGCTAGGGGGCTAGGTCCTGCTGAGCCTAGAAGACCAGATAATTCTGACGGTGGAAAACCTGATGATTCTGGAATGGATCATATAGGCGGTGACCTTGCTCTCACTGCTTTTGCAGACTTGTCATTTGATCTCCCTTTGAGGGCTTTAAGAGAAGCTGGTATCCACGGACACGTGTTTGCTTGCACTGGTAGTCTGAATAAATTAACCGAGAATGCATACAAAGATTTTTCTTTCGAGAAACTTAGAGATTCTTTCCGAAGCTCAGCAGGATTTGGAATCATTGTACCTACCAAGCTATTTCGCATGGAG GTCAACTACTGCTACATTCTGAAACAAAATGAGCATGACCAAGGGAAGTCTGGTGTAAAGTTTAGCTTCTCTTCCCCACTTTAA
- the LOC105167022 gene encoding inactive receptor-like serine/threonine-protein kinase At2g40270: MKEFWGPDSRLLAALLVFCLYLLNLSLCWSLNDEGVALLRIKEKVVSDPHGALSNWNDEARVESPCSWFGVECSGGYVVALNLKDLCLRGTLAPDVGELVHVKSIILRNNSFSGVIPEEIANLRELEVLDLGYNNFSGQVSCRFGNNLSMLLLLLDNNELLDSRDPEIYELQKLSEAQVEEDLLSSTKRPSSCNELIISRNSLQTGDGVTRKLLQEPPFARRPAFSFFPLFPPPESIVRNEPPPPTLIPDPEPDPAEDPFTPAPAPDPNLSPVPSTGPSTSNPSPSPANPISPSSLPTPAAGPQAPAQHSRRHHNRLLIVSAASGGPLLLLVIIGIFFWQSGKVATVKPWATGLSGQLQRAFVTGVPKLKRSELEAACEDFSNVIGSSSLCTLYKGTLSSGVEIAVASISVASAKDWSNSQEAQFRKKIDTLSKVNYKNFVGLLGYCVEEEPFTRMMVFEYAPNGTLFEHLHIKEAEHLDWATRLRVAMGMAYCLQHMHQLTPALAHRNFNSSAVYLTDDYAAKVSDLAFSNDGSSSDNDPNIQNNVYSFGIVLFEMITGKLPYSAGSDSSDDWASDYYLSGAQPLREMVDPTLETFQEDQLQLLDSVIKSCVNPDPRRRPTMVEVCARLREITGIDPDGAAPKVSPLWWAELEILSTEAS, translated from the exons ATGAAAGAGTTTTGGGGACCTGATAGTCGTCTCTTGGCGGCATTACTGGTATTCTGCCTTTATCTGCTGAACTTAAGTTTATGCTGGTCTCTCAATGATGAAG GTGTGGCCTTGCTGAGGATTAAAGAGAAAGTTGTAAGTGATCCACATGGGGCTTTGTCAAATTGGAATGATGAAGCGAGAGTAGAGAGCCCATGTTCATGGTTTGGAGTTGAGTGTTCAGGAGGATATGTTGTCGCTTT AAACCTGAAAGATCTCTGTTTAAGAGGTACTCTGGCTCCTGATGTTGGGGAACTGGTTCATGTGAAATCTAT CATTCTGCGCAACAATTCATTTTCGGGTGTCATCCCCGAAGAGATTGCAAATTTAAGGGAATTGGAAGTATTAGACCTTGGATATAATAACTTCAGTGGACAAGTTTCATGTCGGTTTGGCAATAATTTGTCGATGCTGCTCCT TTTACTTGACAACAACGAGCTTCTTGACAGCAGAGATCCTGAGATATATGAACTTCAAAAGCTATCTGAAGCTCAAGTGGAGGAGGACCTGTTATCAAGCACCAAACGGCCGTCTTCTTGCAATGAACTAATAATCTCCCG aaattcGCTGCAAACAGGAGATGGGGTGACCCGGAAATTGTTACAAGAACCTCCCTTTGCACGAAGGCCAGCCTTCAGctttttccctctttttccACCCCCAGAATCCATAGTAAGAAATGAACCTCCCCCTCCAACTCTGATTCCGGATCCTGAGCCAGATCCAGCTGAGGATCCATTTACTCCAGCTCCAGCTCCAGATCCAAATCTATCTCCGGTTCCATCTACTGGGCCGTCAACATCTAACCCTTCACCTTCTCCTGCTAATCCTATATCTCCATCTTCACTCCCAACCCCAGCAGCAGGGCCTCAAGCACCAGCTCAACATTCTCGGAGACATCATAATCGACTTCTGATAGTTTCTGCAGCCTCTGGAGGTCCTCTGTTACTTCTTGTAATAATCGGCATCTTCTTTTGGCAAAGTGGTAAGGTTGCTACTGTCAAGCCCTGGGCTACAGGATTAAGTGGACAACTGCAAAGAGCATTTGTAACTG GAGTCCCAAAGCTCAAAAGATCTGAACTTGAGGCTGCATGTGAAGATTTTAGTAATGTGATTGGTTCTTCATCATTGTGTACTTTGTATAAGGGTACATTGTCAAGTGGAGTCGAGATAGCAGTCGCATCCATTTCAGTGGCATCTGCAAAGGACTGGTCCAATAGCCAGGAAGCCCAGTTTAGGAAGAAG ATCGACACACTATCAAAAGTGAATTACAAGAATTTTGTTGGCCTACTTGGATATTGTGTGGAAGAGGAGCCGTTCACGAGGATGATGGTTTTTGAATATGCTCCCAATGGAACTCTCTTTGAGCATCTGCACA TAAAAGAAGCTGAACACTTGGATTGGGCAACGCGATTGAGGGTAGCAATGGGCATGGCATACTGCCTTCAGCACATGCACCAATTGACGCCGGCATTAGCCCACAGAAACTTCAACTCCTCAGCCGTGTATCTGACGGATGATTATGCCGCTAAAGTATCCGACTTAGCCTTCTCCAATGATGGGTCTTCATCTGACAACGATCCTAACATTCAGAACAATGTTTACAGCTTTGGCATCGTGCTATTTGAGATGATAACTGGTAAGCTCCCATACTCAGCAGGCAGTGATTCCTCTGACGACTGGGCTTCTGATTATTACCTCAGTGGAGCACAACCTCTACGAGAAATGGTCGACCCAACTTTGGAGACGTTTCAGGAAGATCAACTTCAACTACTTGACAGTGTGATAAAATCTTGTGTCAATCCAGACCCGAGACGGAGACCGACTATGGTAGAAGTCTGCGCAAGGCTGAGGGAGATAACGGGGATAGATCCTGATGGAGCGGCCCCGAAAGTTTCACCTCTTTGGTGGGCAGAACTGGAGATTTTGTCGACTGAGGCAAGCTGA
- the LOC105167023 gene encoding non-classical arabinogalactan protein 30-like, with protein sequence MASAQLITIIPLLFLAIHTIAAHEPPKPAEKAVDVVVEGVVYCQSCNSYGSWSLTGAKPIESATVSVICKDHRNRVSFYKAFATDGNGYFYAELKGFRMSHYFLDHPLQACKVKLVASPMEACNVLSNVNYGLYGAPLRYEEKRLVGSNYEAVVYAAGPLAFRPAHCAPKGYDQP encoded by the coding sequence ATGGCAAGCGCCCAGCTCATCACCATCATCCCTCTCCTCTTCCTCGCCATCCACACCATCGCCGCCCACGAGCCACCCAAACCGGCGGAGAAAGCAGTCGATGTGGTGGTGGAGGGAGTCGTCTACTGCCAGAGCTGCAACAGCTACGGCAGCTGGTCACTAACCGGAGCGAAGCCGATCGAATCCGCCACGGTAAGCGTCATCTGCAAAGACCACAGGAACCGCGTGAGCTTCTACAAGGCATTCGCGACGGACGGAAACGGCTACTTTTATGCGGAGCTAAAGGGGTTCAGAATGAGCCATTATTTCCTGGACCATCCGCTGCAGGCTTGTAAAGTGAAGCTGGTGGCGTCGCCGATGGAAGCGTGCAATGTGCTGAGCAACGTGAACTACGGGCTTTATGGAGCTCCGTTGCGGTACGAGGAGAAGCGATTGGTGGGGAGCAACTACGAGGCCGTGGTGTATGCTGCCGGTCCACTGGCTTTCCGGCCGGCTCATTGCGCTCCCAAGGGTTATGATCAACCTTGA